One window of Athalia rosae chromosome 2, iyAthRosa1.1, whole genome shotgun sequence genomic DNA carries:
- the LOC105683059 gene encoding uncharacterized protein LOC105683059 isoform X1: MAVSPLVKPFCLGLGILGLVQAIIIFIVTLLGVLVHICAIPVAIDATLTEFTPVLVGLYFQGANCQMYEAGVLYNQSFSELLTPEQVFPWIATYTAVTGCWMIFSILIMTDTLCEKKTLHFFLPFWIVLAFTNCVMDVALSIQFLVDYTALMSNLEVHNTALLTVVPFTMMILSLKGGTLWLINLFGGFLGTIAWCNFVTHKDDVPPLFLERAGFLDTRPIRAFGSIEVPRPLRPSSLNLPVNNDRNIASLSALKNYYLSHNDIRSDLQSPIGGSPLVFERRPVPWDIPEPDYSPTSTVTRLKNARDSQSSGLRHSLFNPPLPLRTSMKKNQQNYERKEDTSL, translated from the exons ATGGCAGTCTCACCACTTGTGAAACCTTTTTGCCTTGGCTTAGGGATATTAGGATTG GTACAGGCAATCATAATTTTTATAGTAACTCTTCTCGGAGTTTTAGTTCATATTTGTGCTATCCCAGTTGCCATAGACGCCACTCTGACTGAATTTACACCAGTTTTGGTCGGGCTATATTTTCAAG GGGCGAACTGCCAAATGTATGAAGCAGGTGTACTCTATAATCAAAGTTTTTCTGAACTCCTAACACCGGAGCAGGTGTTTCCATGGATAGCAACTTACACCGCAGTCACTGGATGTTGGATGATTTTCAGTATACTCATAATGACGG ATACCCTGTGTGAAAAGAAGACCctacattttttcctcccattttGGATTGTACTAGCTTTTACAAACTGTGTGATGGATGTGGCATTGTCTATTCAATTTCTTGTTGACTATACAGCTCTCATG AGTAATCTTGAAGTTCACAATACCGCACTTCTGACAGTTGTGCCTTTTACAATGATGATATTGTCATTGAAAGGTGGCACACTCTGGCTGATTAATCTTTTTGGTGGTTTTTTGGGTACAATAGCATGGTGCAATTTCGTCACTCACAAAGATGATGTTCCTCCGCTATTCTTGGAACGAGCAGGATTTTTGGACACTAGGCCTATTCGTGCATTTGGATCAATTGAAGTACCACG TCCTTTAAGGCCTTCAAGTCTAAATTTACCAGTGAACAATGATCGTAACATTGCATCACTTTCGGCGCTCAAAAACTATTACCTGAGCCACAATGATATCAGGAGCGACTTGCAGTCTCCAATAGGAGGAAGCCCTCTAGTTTTTGAGAGAAGACCAGTTCCATGGGATATCCCAGAACCAGATTATAGTCCAACATCAACGGTAACTCGTTTGAAAAATGCAAGGGATTCTcagtcttccggacttcggcaCAGTCTATTTAATCCACCTTTACCTTTAAGGACAAGTATGAAGAAGAATCAACAGAACTATGAAAGGAAGGAAGACACTAGTCTATAA
- the LOC105683089 gene encoding protein tramtrack, alpha isoform isoform X3 has protein sequence MSMQQFCLRWNNHQPNFISVFSNLLNNETLVDVTLAAEGQHLQAHKVVLSACSTYFQSLFTVNPCQHPVVILKDVMFSDLKIMVDFMYYGEVNVSQDQLPSIIKTAESLKIKGLAEMHTASVTKWPSGSSEPGRGDRGESCSPSPSPLSPSRRRKRLRKTSTGSTSGSGEKSEEINEITLVATNIVKPEPAIVPQEGSEHMRRPLNASNESQGSIDEDQISIMSNMESSSATTPAQSEGSMQDISQQSGANAAQTSAVSQPPAHQGLQWTIMEHTYPRFALSSCQTNLSIQAPSAFTTPEITTPPPISGQYSTTSTTASSCALTNYSNSSHSTVQHSSGVTTPPAPCTTNCQSPCASPQTANKRKRSTNPQADENFIKALDAVRYGGIGFCKAARMFGVNNRTLWLEYKKRGYPNNRPSVKSRVKQEVNASPPPAQLSQHINSQSPSPMGPPSTPHSALNAHTTHTMHMAHTPHTMLSGYLDNRHSDFALQSTAMPINLHGVNYNSM, from the exons ATGTCGATGCAGCAGTTTTGCCTACGTTGGAACAATCACCAACCTAATTTCATATCggttttttcaaacttactCAACAACGAGACATTGGTCGACGTTACGCTGGCAGCTGAAGGGCAACACCTCCAAGCACATAAAGTTGTACTCTCGGCTTGCAGTACATACTTTCAGTCGTTGTTTACCGTTAATCCTTGTCAACACCCGGTCGTTATACTGAAAGATGTCATGTTCTCAGATCTTAAGATCATGGTAGATTTTATGTATTACGGGGAAGTGAATGTATCCCAAGACCAACTACCATCCATCATCAAG ACTGCCGAGAGTTTGAAGATCAAAGGACTTGCCGAAATGCATACCGCATCTGTAACCAAGTGGCCCAGTGGAAGTAGCGAGCCAGGTCGAGGGGATCGGGGTGAATCTTGTTCGCCGAGTCCATCTCCACTGTCTCCTTCGCGACGACGAAAACGCTTGAGAAAGACATCTACTGGATCTACATCAGGCTCTGGGGAAAAGTCTgaagaaataaacgaaattacTTTGGTGGCAACCAACATCGTGAAACCGGAGCCAGCGATTGTTCCTCAGGAAGGCAGCGAACACATGCGTCGGCCTCTAAACGCTAGCAACGAATCACAAGGGAGCATTGACGAAGACCAGATATCAATT ATGAGTAACATGGAGAGCAGTTCAGCGACAACACCAGCACAAAGCGAAGGATCGATGCAAGATATCAGTCAACAATCCGGGGCCAATGCCGCGCAGACGTCTGCTGTGTCTCAACCGCCAGCCCATCaag GATTGCAATGGACAATAATGGAGCATACATATCCACGTTTTGCTCTGTCGTCATGTCAAACGAATCTGTCGATCCAAGCACCATCAGCTTTTACGACACCTGAAATAACAACGCCGCCACCGATCAGTGGTCAGTACTCAACTACAAGCACGACTGCATCTAGCTGCGCTCTGACCAACTATTCAAACTCTTCTCATTCAACGGTTCAACACTCCTCAGGCGTGACGACCCCACCGGCGCCGTGTACGACAAACTGCCAAAGTCCCTGCGCTAGCCCACAAACggcaaacaaaagaaaaagatcaacAAATCCGCAagctgatgaaaattttattaaagcTCTCGACGCCGTACGGTACGGAGGGATAGGTTTTTGCAAGGCAGCACGTATGTTTGGTGTTAATAATCGAACTCTTTGGCTCGAATATAAGAAGCGAGGATACCCTAACAATCGACCGAGTGTTAAATCAAGAGTTAAACAAGAAGTTAACGCCTCACCGCCACCGGCTCAATTGAGCCAACACATCAATTCGCAAAGCCCTTCTCCTATGGGACCTCCGTCAACGCCACATAGTGCTCTCAATGCTCACACAACGCATACAATGCACATGGCTCATACACCTCATACA
- the LOC105683052 gene encoding anaphase-promoting complex subunit 2 has product MATEKNADCERDLLLQIEYAFPILGDKVHSDCTEEQFDNILKKINDLKLSQHVQDLVINRIEYYIRHHVAPNFWSKFSDTSNERYGFECFRNAVDGLYSSLIEFLPMLKHLECLVQSSDFKGSLYGQKHILGQFKLIVRANLLSQLVLNHEVIIEHFYKVAFNVFCNSDTSLQDDSNGDIGQCGGCNREIDDCQCQAIVYIFHEANRKLIELELLERLVGNVLTSLIHIRIENHVNRACESSFDVSQLTSLENWLETVVMSWLTRIYSGGSSKSPSLSGETREAINKFKYKLSHFLYKTYTRTRIDQLFNIIIEYPESQPAIEDLRVGLERTDLRKTLVESLQDALKTRLLHPGVNTPDILTAYIAAIKALRQLDPTGVLLETVTQPVKQYLRSREDTVRCVVSGLLDDSPSDLADELVKGESLQLEESSVDEEDEDWEKWTPDPVDADPSKSSQRRVSDIISMLVNVYGSQDLFVNEYRTLLADRLLSQLNYHTEREIRHLELLKRRFGENQLHYCEVMLKDVYDSKRIDAHIQSDPGYSEQPSLISTSALILSAQFWPPFKEEWKLELPRAVQDQLAKYMKAFEALKGNRTLCWKPHLGNVNLEIELKDRKLNLNVTPIHATIIVHFQNRSEWTVDELSEAMHVPATVLRRKITFWVSQGVLKEISSDKFLVQEESASKNRPTTEIIEEEEVESAMASASDQREEELQVFWSYIVGMLTNLDSMPLERIHQMLKMFASQGPGAVECGLPELRHFLDRKVREHQLLFSGGLYRLPKS; this is encoded by the exons atggctacTGAGAAAAACGCAGACTGTGAACGAGACCTGCTCTTACAAATAGAATACGCGTTTCCCATACTAGGTGATAAG GTGCACAGCGATTGCACAGAAGAGCAGTTCGATAacatattgaagaaaattaatgatctgAAACTATCGCAACATGTTCAAGATCTAGTCATCAATCGTATAGAATATTACATACGACATCATGTGGCTCCAAATTTTTGGAGTAAATTTAGCGACACATCCAATGAAAGATATGGTTTCGAATGCTTTAGAAATGCTGTTGATGGCTTGTACTCTAGTTTAATAGAATTTCTACCGATGTTGAAGCATTTGGAATGTCTTGTGCAAAGTAGTGATTTTAAAGGATCACTCTATGGCCAAAAGCATATTCTTGGGCAGTTCAAACTCATTGTGAGAGCAAATTTGTTGAGTCAGCTTGTTCTCAATCACGAAGTGATCATTGAACATTTTTATAAAGTTGCGTTCAATGTCTTCTGCAATAGCGACACATCTCTGCAAG aTGACTCAAATGGGGATATCGGTCAATGTGGTGGTTGTAATCGAGAAATAGATGACTGTCAGTGTCAAGCGATAGTGTATATATTTCATGAGGCTAATCGAAAGTTGATTGAATTAGAATTGCTGGAAAGATTGGTAGGAAATGTTTTAACTAGTTTGATACATATCCGTATCGAGAATCACGTTAATCGAGCCTGTGAAAGCAGCTTTGATGTTTCCCAATTGACATCATTAGAAAAT TGGTTGGAAACGGTTGTTATGAGCTGGTTAACACGGATATATTCTGGCGGCTCATCTAAATCTCCATCTTTGAGTGGTGAAACACGAGAAGCTATcaataaattcaaatataaattGTCCCATTTTCTATACAAAACTTATACTCGTACAAGGATTGATCAactatttaatattattattg AATACCCTGAGTCACAGCCAGCAATAGAAGATTTGCGGGTTGGTTTGGAACGAACAGATTTGCGGAAAACATTAGTAGAAAGTTTGCAAGATGCTTTAAAAACAAGACTTCTGCATCCAGGAGTGAACACTCCGGATATATTGACGGCTTATATAGCTGCTATAAAAGCATTGAGACAATTGGACCCTACGGGAGTTCTTTTGGAAACTGTCACGCAACCTGTGAA GCAATATTTGAGGAGTAGGGAAGATACAGTGAGATGTGTGGTCAGCGGTTTGCTGGATGATTCACCTAGTGATTTAGCTGATGAATTGGTCAAAGGTGAATCACTACAGTTGGAAGAGAGTTCAGTTGACGAAGAGGACGAGGACTGGGAAAAATGGACGCCAGATCCAGTTGATGCTGATCCTT CAAAATCATCCCAACGACGAGTGTCCGATATAATATCTATGCTTGTAAATGTCTATGGAAGCCAAGACCTGTTTGTCAATGAATATCGAACACTGTTAGCCGACAGACTACTTTCCCAGCTGAATTATCAcactgaaagagaaattcgtCACTTAGAACTGCTAAAAAGACGTTTCGGCGAAAATCAGTTACATTACTGCGAAGTAATGCTAAAAGATGTTTACGATTCAAAAAGAATAGATGCGCACATTCAATCTGATCCTGGTTACAGTGAACAACCATCACTTATTTCTACTTCTGCTCTAATTTTATCTGCGCAATTTTGGCCACCATTCAAAGAAGAATGGAAACTTGAATTACCCAGAGCTGTTCAAGACCAACTTGCCAAATATATGAAAGCATTCGAAGCTCTCAAAGGCAACAGAACGCTCTGCTGGAAGCCTCATTTGGGAAACGTGAACCTGGAAATAGAACTGAAAGACAGAAAATTAAATCTTAATGTCACACCTATTCATGCTACTATTATAGTACACTTCCAAAATAGAA GCGAATGGACGGTCGACGAACTTAGTGAAGCGATGCATGTACCTGCAACGGTTCTCCGTCGTAAAATAACCTTTTGGGTATCCCAGGGAGTTTTGAAAGAAATAAGCAGTGATAAGTTTTTAGTTCAAGAAGAAAGTGCGTCAAAAAATCGACCAACAactgaaataattgaagaagaagaagtggagAGTGCTATGGCCTCAGCGAGTGACcaaagggaagaagaattaCAAGTATTTTGGTCATACATTGTAGGAATGTTGACGAACTTAGACTCCATGCCTTTAGAAAGGATACATCAGATGCTAAAGATGTTCGCTTCACAAGGTCCTGGAGCTGTGGAATGTGGTCTACCAGAACTAAGACATTTCTTAGACAGAAAAGTCAGAGAACATCAGCTACTATTCTCTGGTGGACTTTACAGATTACCGAAATCGTAA
- the LOC105683059 gene encoding uncharacterized protein LOC105683059 isoform X3: protein MYEAGVLYNQSFSELLTPEQVFPWIATYTAVTGCWMIFSILIMTDTLCEKKTLHFFLPFWIVLAFTNCVMDVALSIQFLVDYTALMSNLEVHNTALLTVVPFTMMILSLKGGTLWLINLFGGFLGTIAWCNFVTHKDDVPPLFLERAGFLDTRPIRAFGSIEVPRPLRPSSLNLPVNNDRNIASLSALKNYYLSHNDIRSDLQSPIGGSPLVFERRPVPWDIPEPDYSPTSTVTRLKNARDSQSSGLRHSLFNPPLPLRTSMKKNQQNYERKEDTSL from the exons ATGTATGAAGCAGGTGTACTCTATAATCAAAGTTTTTCTGAACTCCTAACACCGGAGCAGGTGTTTCCATGGATAGCAACTTACACCGCAGTCACTGGATGTTGGATGATTTTCAGTATACTCATAATGACGG ATACCCTGTGTGAAAAGAAGACCctacattttttcctcccattttGGATTGTACTAGCTTTTACAAACTGTGTGATGGATGTGGCATTGTCTATTCAATTTCTTGTTGACTATACAGCTCTCATG AGTAATCTTGAAGTTCACAATACCGCACTTCTGACAGTTGTGCCTTTTACAATGATGATATTGTCATTGAAAGGTGGCACACTCTGGCTGATTAATCTTTTTGGTGGTTTTTTGGGTACAATAGCATGGTGCAATTTCGTCACTCACAAAGATGATGTTCCTCCGCTATTCTTGGAACGAGCAGGATTTTTGGACACTAGGCCTATTCGTGCATTTGGATCAATTGAAGTACCACG TCCTTTAAGGCCTTCAAGTCTAAATTTACCAGTGAACAATGATCGTAACATTGCATCACTTTCGGCGCTCAAAAACTATTACCTGAGCCACAATGATATCAGGAGCGACTTGCAGTCTCCAATAGGAGGAAGCCCTCTAGTTTTTGAGAGAAGACCAGTTCCATGGGATATCCCAGAACCAGATTATAGTCCAACATCAACGGTAACTCGTTTGAAAAATGCAAGGGATTCTcagtcttccggacttcggcaCAGTCTATTTAATCCACCTTTACCTTTAAGGACAAGTATGAAGAAGAATCAACAGAACTATGAAAGGAAGGAAGACACTAGTCTATAA
- the LOC105683059 gene encoding uncharacterized protein LOC105683059 isoform X2, translating to MAVSPLVKPFCLGLGILGLVQAIIIFIVTLLGVLVHICAIPVAIDATLTEFTPVLVGLYFQGANCQMYEAGVLYNQSFSELLTPEQVFPWIATYTAVTGCWMIFSILIMTDTLCEKKTLHFFLPFWIVLAFTNCVMDVALSIQFLVDYTALMSNLEVHNTALLTVVPFTMMILSLKGGTLWLINLFGGFLGTIAWCNFVTHKDDVPPLFLERAGFLDTRPIRAFGSIEVPRPLRPSSLNLPVNNDRNIASLSALKNYYLSHNDIRSDLQSPIGGSPLVFERRPVPWDIPEPDYSPTSTDKYEEESTEL from the exons ATGGCAGTCTCACCACTTGTGAAACCTTTTTGCCTTGGCTTAGGGATATTAGGATTG GTACAGGCAATCATAATTTTTATAGTAACTCTTCTCGGAGTTTTAGTTCATATTTGTGCTATCCCAGTTGCCATAGACGCCACTCTGACTGAATTTACACCAGTTTTGGTCGGGCTATATTTTCAAG GGGCGAACTGCCAAATGTATGAAGCAGGTGTACTCTATAATCAAAGTTTTTCTGAACTCCTAACACCGGAGCAGGTGTTTCCATGGATAGCAACTTACACCGCAGTCACTGGATGTTGGATGATTTTCAGTATACTCATAATGACGG ATACCCTGTGTGAAAAGAAGACCctacattttttcctcccattttGGATTGTACTAGCTTTTACAAACTGTGTGATGGATGTGGCATTGTCTATTCAATTTCTTGTTGACTATACAGCTCTCATG AGTAATCTTGAAGTTCACAATACCGCACTTCTGACAGTTGTGCCTTTTACAATGATGATATTGTCATTGAAAGGTGGCACACTCTGGCTGATTAATCTTTTTGGTGGTTTTTTGGGTACAATAGCATGGTGCAATTTCGTCACTCACAAAGATGATGTTCCTCCGCTATTCTTGGAACGAGCAGGATTTTTGGACACTAGGCCTATTCGTGCATTTGGATCAATTGAAGTACCACG TCCTTTAAGGCCTTCAAGTCTAAATTTACCAGTGAACAATGATCGTAACATTGCATCACTTTCGGCGCTCAAAAACTATTACCTGAGCCACAATGATATCAGGAGCGACTTGCAGTCTCCAATAGGAGGAAGCCCTCTAGTTTTTGAGAGAAGACCAGTTCCATGGGATATCCCAGAACCAGATTATAGTCCAACATCAACG GACAAGTATGAAGAAGAATCAACAGAACTATGA
- the LOC105683053 gene encoding uncharacterized protein LOC105683053, translated as MRLLQVAHGKWSHFILISLTIQVCSHGLSAAEYKNNHNFRRTSSTPNSLMDNMMKKFSYPKNEVTAGVGYGHHLHPLYYQGDKEMMYPCAVECGEWVTMASDDNTNDASSNVDVVTVRPDISNIDITTPIPRPYKDVSLLRPKKYQSQTSMVSTPKTTRHNDFANYQDLKGADGQIVPQKANNGYNSAEVSDAKETMNDGSLYARYHNDLISGFEGEIAENTKNKENEYFDPIEDSLRYNPPFFNDDDNDDINSPVYSKKRKTHNPKGERIEEKYVKHNVREEQLEDLRTNSFETSEEEDYPSNFGDQSSSYNPPRYNYQGDYRGAEPKPFKPSPEVPLQNLQQYPPGHTGHFRGGKKPNFQSFHSPHNQFSDQEYRQGYSDYPAEDYSDYVEPDVKPYNTLPRGNRRPNSLQKYPFAKVPIRQRRPLTYGWNGKHPSTYVSGGSHKTSAARFPTRTYLGSDYPRSAYSAEPDDEQPYYPYAPKHGYPPQNQELPGRFNSGGLQVVEPPQRPAHSTQYKKYPYYRKGRSSNFRNSRPFIRGQLIGYRQTIPQKNGFTKIIRKYKSFVDHTPKRYVTYGKPYLIS; from the exons atgcgactCCTGCAAGTCGCGCATGGG AAATGGAGTCACTTTATCTTAATTTCTTTGACCATTCAAGTCTGCAGCCATGGCCTGTCGGCAGcagaatacaaaaataatcataatttcaG GAGGACTTCTTCCACTCCAAATTCGCTGATGGACaacatgatgaaaaaattttcttatccaaaaaatgaagtaacTGCTGGTGTTGGATACGGA CATCACTTACATCCGCTTTACTATCAGGGTGACAAGGAAATGATGTATCCATGCGCCGTCGAATGTG GAGAGTGGGTGACGATGGCATCTGACGATAATACCAACGACGCAAGCAGCAATGTTGATGTGGTTACGGTACGTCCGGATATTTCTAACATTGATATAACGACCCCCATACCTCGACCATATAAAGACGTCTCTCTGTTACGTCCCAAAAAGTATCAGTCGCAAACGAGCATGGTTTCGACCCCAAAGACAACGAGGCACAATGACTTTGCTAATTACCAAGATTTGAAGGGTGCCGATGGGCAGATAGTTCCGCAAAAGGCAAATAACGGATACAACAGTGCAGAAGTTAGTGATGCCAAAGAGACTATGAATGATGGATCATTGTACGCTAGGTATCACAACGACTTAATCAGCGGTTTTGAGGGGGAGATTGCAGAGAATacgaaaaacaaggaaaatgaGTACTTCGACCCGATCGAGGATAGCTTGAGGTACAACCCGCCTTTTttcaatgatgatgataacgatgatatcAACTCTCCTGTGTattcaaagaaaagaaagacacATAATCCAAAAGGGGAaaggatagaagaaaaatacgtcAAACATAATGTCAGGGAAGAACAACTTGAAGATTTGAGAACTAATAGCTTTGAGACATCAGAAGAGGAAGACTATCCTTCCAATTTTGGGGACCAATCGAGCAGTTATAATCCTCCAAGATATAATTATCAGGGCGACTACAGGGGAGCAGAACCAAAACCGTTCAAGCCGAGTCCTGAAGTTCCGCTACAGAATCTACAACAGTACCCCCCAGGTCATACCGGACATTtccgaggaggaaaaaagccAAACTTTCAATCTTTTCATAGTCCCCACAACCAATTTTCTGATCAAGAATATCGACAAGGCTATTCCGACTACCCTGCTGAAGATTATAGCGACTATGTTGAACCTGATGTAAAACCTTACAATACCCTTCCTCGAGGTAACAGACGTCCAAATTCTCTCCAAAAATATCCATTTGCAAAGGTTCCGATTCGGCAAAGACGTCCTTTGACCTATGGGTGGAACGGAAAACACCCATCAACATATGTATCAGGTGGATCACACAAAACCTCTGCCGCAAGGTTTCCCACAAGAACGTATCTTGGATCTGATTACCCAAGAAGTGCTTACTCGGCGGAGCCTGATGATGAGCAACCTTACTACCCTTATGCTCCTAAACACGGGTATCCACCCCAAAATCAAGAACTTCCTGGACGATTTAACTCTGGCGGTCTTCAGGTTGTCGAGCCACCTCAAAGACCAGCACATTCAACGCAATATAAAAAATACCCATATTATAGAAAAGGTCGAAGTTCGAATTTTAGAAATAGCCGACCCTTCATTAGGGGTCAGCTCATTGGGTATAGACAGACAATACCCCAGAAAAATGGGTTTACTAAGATCATTAGGAAATACAAATCCTTTGTAGATCATACGCCAAAGAGATACGTTACTTATGGTAAACCGTATCTGATATCGTGA
- the LOC105683089 gene encoding longitudinals lacking protein, isoforms H/M/V isoform X4 gives MSMQQFCLRWNNHQPNFISVFSNLLNNETLVDVTLAAEGQHLQAHKVVLSACSTYFQSLFTVNPCQHPVVILKDVMFSDLKIMVDFMYYGEVNVSQDQLPSIIKTAESLKIKGLAEMHTASVTKWPSGSSEPGRGDRGESCSPSPSPLSPSRRRKRLRKTSTGSTSGSGEKSEEINEITLVATNIVKPEPAIVPQEGSEHMRRPLNASNESQGSIDEDQISIMSNMESSSATTPAQSEGSMQDISQQSGANAAQTSAVSQPPAHQGVTTPPAPCTTNCQSPCASPQTANKRKRSTNPQADENFIKALDAVRYGGIGFCKAARMFGVNNRTLWLEYKKRGYPNNRPSVKSRVKQEVNASPPPAQLSQHINSQSPSPMGPPSTPHSALNAHTTHTMHMAHTPHTMLSGYLDNRHSDFALQSTAMPINLHGVNYNSM, from the exons ATGTCGATGCAGCAGTTTTGCCTACGTTGGAACAATCACCAACCTAATTTCATATCggttttttcaaacttactCAACAACGAGACATTGGTCGACGTTACGCTGGCAGCTGAAGGGCAACACCTCCAAGCACATAAAGTTGTACTCTCGGCTTGCAGTACATACTTTCAGTCGTTGTTTACCGTTAATCCTTGTCAACACCCGGTCGTTATACTGAAAGATGTCATGTTCTCAGATCTTAAGATCATGGTAGATTTTATGTATTACGGGGAAGTGAATGTATCCCAAGACCAACTACCATCCATCATCAAG ACTGCCGAGAGTTTGAAGATCAAAGGACTTGCCGAAATGCATACCGCATCTGTAACCAAGTGGCCCAGTGGAAGTAGCGAGCCAGGTCGAGGGGATCGGGGTGAATCTTGTTCGCCGAGTCCATCTCCACTGTCTCCTTCGCGACGACGAAAACGCTTGAGAAAGACATCTACTGGATCTACATCAGGCTCTGGGGAAAAGTCTgaagaaataaacgaaattacTTTGGTGGCAACCAACATCGTGAAACCGGAGCCAGCGATTGTTCCTCAGGAAGGCAGCGAACACATGCGTCGGCCTCTAAACGCTAGCAACGAATCACAAGGGAGCATTGACGAAGACCAGATATCAATT ATGAGTAACATGGAGAGCAGTTCAGCGACAACACCAGCACAAAGCGAAGGATCGATGCAAGATATCAGTCAACAATCCGGGGCCAATGCCGCGCAGACGTCTGCTGTGTCTCAACCGCCAGCCCATCaag GCGTGACGACCCCACCGGCGCCGTGTACGACAAACTGCCAAAGTCCCTGCGCTAGCCCACAAACggcaaacaaaagaaaaagatcaacAAATCCGCAagctgatgaaaattttattaaagcTCTCGACGCCGTACGGTACGGAGGGATAGGTTTTTGCAAGGCAGCACGTATGTTTGGTGTTAATAATCGAACTCTTTGGCTCGAATATAAGAAGCGAGGATACCCTAACAATCGACCGAGTGTTAAATCAAGAGTTAAACAAGAAGTTAACGCCTCACCGCCACCGGCTCAATTGAGCCAACACATCAATTCGCAAAGCCCTTCTCCTATGGGACCTCCGTCAACGCCACATAGTGCTCTCAATGCTCACACAACGCATACAATGCACATGGCTCATACACCTCATACA